A section of the Candidatus Desulfarcum epimagneticum genome encodes:
- the rpsA gene encoding 30S ribosomal subunit protein S1 (Evidence 2a : Function from experimental evidences in other organisms; PubMedId : 1712292, 3159903, 6281725, 6384724, 7041110, 7783627, 9298646, 9716382; Product type s : structure), whose product MEHINENDSTQPLNPEAGDADAAKTPAQDLDAGISETPAAESSLADAAEDMNDMDAVEDVDVVEDVDAVEDMEDMSMESMEMMYNATFKRCAEGEVVIGKIIQVSKDYVLVDIGYKSEGQIRIQEFMDEEGNVSAVVDDDVEVMVEQWDEDEERLALSKEKAAKVKVWEAIKALFDEDKNVTGVITSRVKGGFSVDIGVQAFLPGSQADLRPIRNMDEMVGKTFDFKILKYNRKRSNIVLSRRVLLDQEREAKRAETLATIHEGKVVEGIVKNITEYGVFVDLGGLDGLLHITDISWGRVKHPSEMFSIGDEINVKVLNLDLENERVSLGMKQLTDDPWTKVTEKYPTASRVTGKVVSLTDYGAFVELEEGVEGLIHVSEMSWTRKIRHPSKIISVGEMVEAVVLDIKPDNRRISLGMKQVAPNPWDVIGEKYPVGTTIEGRIKNITDFGLFIGIDEGIDGLVHISDISWTKRIKHPSELYSKGDVIQAVVLDIDKKSERFSLGIKQLNTDPWKTVEERYQVGKEITGTVTNLTDFGVFVELEEGIEGLVHVSEISKEKTKTPISKFKLGDIISSKVMDVNSEERRIGLSIKRLEMDDEKSLFNEYINNPSSSTSSFGEILRENLQEKLNEE is encoded by the coding sequence ATGGAACACATTAACGAAAACGATTCAACTCAACCATTAAACCCGGAGGCGGGGGACGCGGACGCCGCAAAAACCCCGGCTCAAGATTTGGACGCCGGAATTTCCGAGACGCCGGCGGCTGAATCCTCTTTGGCGGACGCCGCCGAAGACATGAACGACATGGACGCCGTCGAAGACGTGGACGTTGTCGAAGACGTGGACGCTGTTGAAGACATGGAAGACATGTCCATGGAGAGCATGGAGATGATGTACAACGCCACCTTCAAACGGTGCGCGGAGGGAGAGGTGGTCATCGGAAAGATCATCCAGGTCTCCAAAGACTATGTGCTGGTGGACATCGGCTACAAATCCGAGGGCCAGATCCGAATCCAGGAATTCATGGATGAAGAGGGCAACGTCAGCGCCGTTGTGGACGACGATGTCGAGGTGATGGTTGAACAGTGGGACGAAGACGAGGAGAGGCTGGCGCTCTCCAAGGAGAAAGCCGCCAAGGTCAAGGTCTGGGAGGCCATCAAAGCGTTGTTCGACGAAGACAAAAACGTCACAGGCGTCATCACCAGCCGCGTCAAGGGGGGCTTCTCCGTGGATATCGGGGTCCAGGCGTTTCTGCCCGGCTCCCAGGCCGATCTCCGGCCCATTCGGAACATGGATGAGATGGTGGGAAAAACCTTCGACTTCAAGATACTCAAGTACAACCGGAAACGGAGCAATATCGTGCTGTCGAGGCGGGTTCTTCTGGATCAGGAGAGGGAGGCCAAAAGAGCCGAGACCCTGGCCACCATCCATGAGGGGAAAGTGGTTGAGGGCATTGTGAAAAACATCACCGAATACGGCGTGTTCGTGGATTTGGGCGGTTTGGACGGCCTTTTGCACATCACGGACATTTCCTGGGGCCGGGTCAAGCACCCCTCCGAGATGTTTTCCATCGGCGATGAGATCAATGTCAAGGTGCTCAATCTTGACCTTGAAAATGAGCGGGTGTCCCTTGGCATGAAGCAGTTGACCGATGACCCCTGGACCAAGGTCACGGAAAAGTACCCCACCGCATCCCGGGTGACGGGAAAGGTCGTCAGTTTGACCGATTACGGCGCCTTTGTGGAGCTTGAGGAGGGAGTGGAAGGCCTGATTCATGTGTCTGAAATGTCGTGGACCCGGAAAATCCGCCACCCGTCCAAAATTATTTCGGTGGGCGAGATGGTGGAGGCGGTGGTTCTGGACATCAAGCCGGACAACCGGCGCATCTCTCTCGGGATGAAACAGGTGGCGCCCAATCCCTGGGATGTCATCGGCGAGAAATATCCCGTGGGGACCACCATTGAGGGCCGGATTAAAAACATCACCGATTTTGGTCTTTTTATCGGGATCGACGAGGGAATCGACGGCCTGGTGCACATTTCCGACATTTCCTGGACCAAGCGAATCAAGCACCCCTCGGAGCTTTACAGCAAGGGCGATGTGATCCAGGCGGTGGTTTTGGACATCGACAAGAAAAGCGAGCGCTTTTCCCTGGGCATCAAACAGCTCAACACCGATCCCTGGAAGACGGTGGAGGAGCGTTACCAGGTGGGAAAAGAAATCACCGGAACGGTCACCAATCTCACGGATTTCGGGGTTTTTGTGGAGCTTGAAGAGGGCATTGAGGGCCTGGTGCACGTGTCTGAAATCAGCAAGGAGAAAACCAAAACGCCCATCAGCAAATTCAAGCTGGGAGACATCATCAGCTCCAAGGTCATGGATGTCAACAGCGAGGAAAGACGAATCGGCCTTTCCATCAAGCGGCTTGAAATGGACGATGAAAAGAGCCTGTTCAACGAATACATCAACAACCCGTCTTCCTCGACATCCAGTTTTGGGGAGATACTGCGCGAAAATCTTCAGGAAAAACTCAACGAAGAATAA